One window of the Rufibacter radiotolerans genome contains the following:
- a CDS encoding 4a-hydroxytetrahydrobiopterin dehydratase, with product MWTEKNNHLTQSFSFKDFKEAFAFMTDVAQVAEELNHHPWWSNVYNKVEFRLTTYDAGTTVTQKDHALAKRISALAEQYNAKPGND from the coding sequence ATGTGGACCGAAAAAAACAACCATCTCACCCAGTCCTTCAGCTTCAAAGACTTTAAAGAAGCCTTCGCGTTCATGACCGACGTGGCCCAGGTGGCCGAGGAACTCAACCATCACCCGTGGTGGAGCAACGTCTACAACAAGGTAGAGTTCAGGCTCACCACCTATGACGCCGGCACCACCGTTACCCAAAAAGACCACGCGCTGGCCAAAAGGATAAGCGCGCTGGCCGAGCAATACAACGCCAAGCCCGGCAACGACTAG